The genome window CTAGGAATTCGCGGAACTTGCGCGGTGAGCCGGTCAGTAACTGGGTTGTACGGACGGACGCGCCACTTTATGGGGAATGAGAATCATTGTCAATTGAAAGTAATGCACCTTGCATCATAAAGTTCCCGCTTAATGCCGCGAAATTTCCCAGGAAAAACCCGAATTTCGGAAGTGATTGTTGGGTTTTTGTCAGAAATGGATCGGCGACGATATTTTTCTTTTTTTTGCCCGCAGTTGAGGTGAGGTACCGAGCCTCGATGAATGCTCATGTGTTTGATGAGCTTGCGCGTGAATTCCGCGCGGGTGCTCGCTTCTCGCATGCATGTCGCATCGAAAGGATTCCGCCCCAATGGAACGAAGTGCAGCGTGCTGGTTACTTAAAGCGCAAGCCAGATTGCGTCTGGATGCAGGCCAACTGCCCCGTTGAGCAGGTTGGCCGGTGAGCGTGGCTGCAGCTCGTTGCCGCCATTGCTAGCCAGCGGGAAGTGCGCTCCAGATCCTTCTCAGCACAAACCCACCGGGCCCGTGCCGCATGAGCACGGCGGGCAGAGCGGTCACGCCACATACGCGTGACGAGGCCGAGCGAGCCACTCAGTGGCTCAGATTAGGTCCGGCCGTCTGTCGAGGTTTTATATGAACCATATTTACAGCGTCGTCTGGAATTCCACCTTGCGCTTGCTTCAGGTCGCTTCCGAGCAGGTTCGCTCGCGTAGCGGCACGTCTGGAGCCAAGCGGGTGCGCGGGGCTCAAGTGGCGGCTGCCGCGCTCCTCGTGCCGCAACCGGCACAGACTCCGGCCAGTGCGTTGAAAGGCACGCTGGTTCCTGGCGCTAGCTTCGCGCTCACACAGCGGTGCTCCGTCTTTGCGTGCCGCTCAGGCGTCGTGGTCAGCACGCTGCTGCTGGGACTAGCGGCACCGTTGCAGTCGGCTCAGGCGGATAGCCCGGGCGGTGGCGATCCGATGAGTGAGGGTGTTGCCCCGGGTGGCGCGGGCAACGGCCATGGCGGAACGGGGGGCATGCCGAGAACCATGCCAGGTACGGTAGGTGTTGGCGGTGTTGGCGGTGAGGGCGGCGATGGCGGTGTTGAGCTTATTCCGTCGGATGGAGGCAAGGGTGGTGCGGTGGGCATGGATACCGGCGGGAGTCCGGCGGGCTCGGTGACAGGCGAGGCAGGCGGATGGGGAGGGGCAGCCTTGGGCGCCAGCGGCAGCGGCGGGGGTGGAGGCGGCGGTGGCGCTGGTGCCTGGTCTTCTGTGGTCAATGATTCGGTGACGAACGCAGTGGGTTTCACCATTCAGGGCGGGGCAGGCGGCATGGGTGGTAGTGGCGCTCTCTTTGCGCCTGCCGGCGGTGGTGGTGGCGGTGGCAGCGGCATCACGCTGGACAGTGGGACGCTTGATAATTCCGGCACGATCAAGGGTGGCGCAGGTGGCGCAGGCGGCTCGAATACGACGATTGCAGGTAGCGGCGGTGGCGGTGGTGATGGGGTGAATGTCATCGGTGGCGAGGTTACGCTGACCAACACCGGCACGATTACCGGTGGCGCGGGCGGCATCAATGGCATGGCTTTCAACAGCGATGACAATGGCAGCGGCGGTTCGGGCGGGAACGGCGTCACGATGAGTGACGGGGTGCTGGCTAACCAGAGCGGTGGATCTATCAGCGGTGGCGCTGGCGCGAGCGTGACGTCAGGTTTTGGCGTGGGAGGCAATGGCGGCGCGGGAGTCGAGATCAGCGGCAACAGCGAGAACGTCAACCTCTGGAATGCGGCGGGCGCGACGATTACGGGTGGTGCTGCGGGCCAGGGGGGTAACCCGGGCATTGACCCGGTTGACCCGAGTATCGGTGCCAACGGCAGCGCTGGCGTGGGCATCACCGGGGCCAATCTGCGTGTGCTCAACGCGGGCACGATCTCGGGTGGCCGGGAGGTGGATGGCAGTTATGCCGCGGCGGTGGTGTTTACGGGTGGCACTAACGTGTTCGAGCTGGATCCCGGTGGCGTCGTGCTGGGCAAGGTGGATGCCACGGCGGGCATTAGCAGCACGCTGGTACTGGGTGGCGAGGGCACGGCCAGCTTCAATGCCGGGGCGATTGGCACCGACTATGTCGGCTTCCAGTCGTATCAAAAAAACGGCAGCGGGACCTGGACCCTTACCGGCAGCAATGCCGGGCTAACGCCATGGCGGCTGAAACAAGGCACTTTGTCGATCGCTGAGGAGGGCAGCCTCGGCGACGTCAGCCAGGCGCTGCGCTTCAATGGCGGCACGCTCAATACCAGCGCCAGCTTCGAGATGCAGCGCTCGTTCAACCTATCGGATCTTGGTGGCACGATTGACACCAATGCCAATACGACGCTGACGGTCCTCAACACCATTGAGGGCGAAGGCAGACTGACCAAGACCGGTGACGGCACGCTCGTACTCGATGGCGACAATTCGTATCGCAATGGCACGGTGTTGAAGGGCGGCACGGTCCTTGTCTCGCAGGATAAAAATCTGGGTGAGAGCGGTGCCCGCCTGTTCTTCGATGGCGGCACGCTGGCGACGAGCTCGAGCTTTATCACGGACCGCTCGATCAACCTCGCGCTGGGCGGTGGCAGCTTCTCCGTTCCTGACACGCAAAACCTGACCTTGACGAACACGATTTCCGGCATCGGCGGAATACGCAAGCTGGGTGCGGGCACGCTGACCCTGGAAGGGCTTAATGACTACACCGGCAGCTCGGAATTCCACGAAGGCACAGTGGCGATTAGCGCGGACGCTAACCTGGGCGATGCTGCTGGCTCGCTAGTGTTCAGCGGCGGCACGCTGGAAGCTACGCAGGGGATGACGCTCAACCGCGCCACGATCTTGCAGGGCGGCGTGCCCGGTGTGAGCGCAGGCGGTGGCACGTTGCAGGCCGATAGCGGCACGCTGGTTTTTGCCGGGCAGATTGCGGGCCCAGGCGGGCTCACCAAAACCGGCGCTGGCACTTTGCAGATCACGGGCGCGAATCTCTATACCGGTGGCACTACCGTTGGCGCGGGCACGCTCGAAGTCAATAGCAGCGGTCACGGCCTTGGCACCGGCAACGTGACGGTCGCAGCGGCAGGCGGCGCGCCGGATGCCACGCTGCGCTTCATTGGCAATAGCCGCGCAGACGATCTGTCGATCTCCACCGGGGCTAATGGCACGCTCGCGTTTGCTGGGGCGTCGAACGCCGCAGGCGCGAAGGTGCTGAATAACCTCGGCGGCACGGTTGATCTGGGTGCGCTGAGCAGCGCCAGCATGGCCATCGGCTCGCTGTCGGGTGCTGGCCAGGTCAAGCTGGGCCACGCTAGCGTCACCCTCGGCGGGTTAAACCGGGACGACACGATTAGCGGTGCCATCACCGATGACGCGAGCAATGGCGCGGGCGGTGGCAGCGCTGCGCTGTACAAGTCCGGCACGGGCAACCTGACGCTGAACGGGATGAATTCCTATTCCGGTGGCACCTCGGTCAACCAGGGACAGCTCACGATTGGCGACGCGTTTAATTCAGGCGCGACGACGGCGGGTGATGTTCAGGTGGCGACGCCCGGCTTGTTACGTGGTTTCGGCACCATCGGTGGCAGCGTGCTGAATCAGGGCACGGTCTGGCCTGGCGGCAGCACGATGGGCCAGTTGTCGCTGCAAGGCAACTACACCCAGAGTGCTAGCGGCACCTTGCAGATCGACGTGAATCCGAACCAGGCATCGCTGCTCAAGGTGGGCGGCGCAGTCAGTCTGAATGGCACGCTGTCGCTGCTGTACGCACCAGGCACCTATCGCGCGACCACCTATCAGATCGTCAGCTCGAATGGCCTAAGTGGCAGCTTCAGCACGGTGAGCACCAATGCGAACCAGCCGAACAACCTGATCCAGTCGGTGCTAACCAGCCAGACGGGCGTGGTGCTGTCGTTGAGCAATCCGGTGGGGCCGGTTGATCCTTCTAACCCCAGCACGCCGGTTGATCCTGGCACTCCCGGCACTCCTGGTAACCCCGGTGGCCCGGTGGTGCTTGCGCCGACCAATGCGACGCTGTTTGGCGCGCTGGGTTCAGCGGCGATGCGTGAAGGCCAGCGGGTGAATGACGTGCTGCTGGAGCGTCTGAGCCGGTTAGCGGGCGCTTGCCCGAGCGGAGCCAGCTCAGACGCTGTGAACTGCCAGCCGCGGGGCCGTTATGCCTGGGTCCAGGCGACGGGCGATGTGGCGCGCGTTGGCGGCAATCATGGCGCGCCGGGCTACACGGATCGCCGGTATGGCTTTCTGGCGGGGGTTGAGCGGCAATTCAACGCATGGACCGCAGGGGTGGCCGGAGGCTATAGCCATGCCGATGTCACCGAAGACCAGACCGGCAGCAGCGGCACGATTGATACGTTGCGTATCGCGGGCTACGGCGGCCGCGCGCTGGGGCCGGTGAATCTTGCAGGGACGTTTGGTTATGCGCACGACTTCCTGGCCTCAAGCCGCAATTTCGGCAGCTTCGGCAATGCGGATGGCAATAGTCAGGGGGACGAACTGCATCTGGGAGCCCAGGTCAGCTTGCCGCTGAACCTCGGACGCTTCGTCGTGACACCGCGTGCGGGCGTGCGCTATCAGTACTTTCATGGCAGCGCGTTTGACGAGTCAGGCCCGACGAACCAGAACCTGGCAGTAGAGGGGCAAAACCTGCAGAGCCTGCAGCCGTATTTCGGCGTAACAGCCGCTTACCCATTCCTCGCAATGGGCCAGCGGCCGGGCCTGGTGGAAGTGCGCCTCGGTTACGCCTACGAAACGCTTGATCCGTCACGCGCTGTGGCGGTGACGGCGGCAGATGGGACGGGTTTTGTGGTGCCGGGCACCACGGCGTCACGAGGGATGCTGAGTGCCGGAGTCGGCGTCAAGCTGCCACTGCGCAAGGCTCTCGATTTGAGCGCGAGCTACGACACGCTGCTGCATACCGGCAATGTGTCAGGCCAGGCGCTTAGGGTGTCGCTGAGTTACCGCTTCTAGCGTTTTAGTGCTCTGGTGCTTTAGCGGCACGGCCATGCCTTGGCGAAGGCTTTGTAGACCAGCGTGGCGGTAGGTTGTGTTTGCTCTGCCGGGACCGTGCTGAGATAGCTCAGCACGGTCTCAAGTTTTTTCTTGTGGGTCGTGCCGGGTGGCATGCAGTACAGCGCAGGCTGGCGGCTCACGACGCTTTGCACGTTCACGCCGCCGGTGTAGCCCGCGAGAAATATCGCGCACAGGTCGAGGTTGGCGGGTTGGCTGCAGGCGTTGTAAAACGTCGCCGCTTGTTCGATGCTTTGCGCGGCGACGCCGCCAGAAAGTAGCGCAGCGCTGAGCGCAAGCGTGCTGGAGAAGAGTTTCATCGCGTGTGGGATGGGTTCGGATAAAGGTGCGCCGGACTATACGCGGCGCTTGCTCGGCGACATCTTCTTATTGCTGGCCGAGAACGGTGTTTGCCATACGGCGGAGCCGGTTCCGCCGGGTTGTTGCTTCAGGCTTCCAGCGCGAGCGTGGCGAAGGTTGCCAGCCAGTGCTCACCCATGTAATCCCCCGCGACGTGCGGCAGCGCGCTGGCCAGATGCCGCTCGGCGGCTTCATGCAGCACGTCTGAGCGGGCATCACCTGGAGGCAGAGCCCGTGCCAGCGCCCGCTGACACCACGCGCGGCTTAGGTTCAGGCCATCGAGATGGGCAATCTTGCCATCGCTGCGATCTGTGACTGTGGCTGGCGTGAATAGCGTGGCGGGCTGCCGCGCCGCCAGATCCGGCAGGAAGCGGCCCAACCATGTGATGAACGCCTCTGGCGCAAGCACCCTGCGCATCAATTCGGCCTCCATCAGCGCGGGCGATAAAAACTCGTCACCCGAGGGCTCCCACGCCTGGCAGGCGACGTCGTTGCCATACCAGCGCTGGGCGGTTGCAGTGATGAGCTGCGTCAACGCGGAATGCCCGGTGCGAGTGGCGAAATCCAGCGCTAAAGCCAGCGCGAACGCGGTGTTGAAATGCGTGCCGACCCGTAACGGATACGTCGCCTTCGGCAAAAATTCCATGAAACGTGCAACGAAGGTCTTGGTGAGCGGCGCGAGCGCTGTGGCCCAACCACGCGCCTGCGGCAACGCAAGCGCCAGCGTGTCGAGCTCGGCGGCCAGCGCCAGCAGCCAGGCCCAGCCGTAAGGACGCTCAAACCCCTGGTTGTGCGGCAGATCCAGATAGGCCTGCTCCTGCGCGAAGTTGGCGGCGGTGAAATGCTGCCCGGTGAGCGTCACGATCTGCGCGGCCTGCGGCAAATCAGGAAAACGTCCGAGCAAATGCAGCACTAGCCAGTAGCCATGCACGCTGGAGTGCCAGTCGTAGCTGCCGTAAAACACCGGATGCAGTGCGCGCGGGCCTTGGACATCCTCCGGCCCAGCCAGGGTGTGCGTGAGTTTGTTTGGATACTCGCGTGGCAGATGAGCGAGCGCCAGCGTGGCGAATTTTGCGGCGAGGTCCGCCGTGAGTTGAGTGGTCATCAGGGCCTCGTTAGAAACGGAATACCAGGAAATACATCAGCAGCACATTGACCGCCAGCAGCAGCAACGCGGTGGGCACTTGCGCCTTGATTACGCCGTTCTTGTCGCGCAACTCCAGCAGCGCTGCCGGGACGATGTTGAAGTTGGCTGCCATGGGCGTCATCAACGTGCCGCAGAAACCGCACAGCATGCCAATCGCGCCCATGATGGCCGGATTGCCGCCGAACTGCTGCACGATTAGGGGCAAGCCAATGCCAGCGGTCATCACCGGGAATGCGGCGAAGGCGTTGCCCATCACCATGGTGAAGAGCGCCATGCCCAGCCCATAAGCCGCGATCACGGCAAAAGATGAACTAAGCGGCACCCATGCCTGCACCAGATCCGACACCACGCCACCCACTCCGGCCACCGCGAACAGTGCGCCGAGCGCTGCCAGCATTTGCGGCAGGATCGCGGCCCAGCCAACGGAATCCATGGTCTGGCGAGCTTCCTTGAGCGCCTGAATGGGCGAGTCGCGCAACATGACCAGCGCGACAGCAAAAGCCACCAGCGTGCCAAGCACCAGTGAAATCAGCGTGACGTTTTTAGTCTGGATAAACGGCAGGTATTTCAGCGTGAAGGTGCCTGCCAGCGTCACCAGCGGAATCAGCAGTGCTGGAATAAACAGACGGCTGCCGAAACGGCGCGCCTGGTTTTCACGATGTGTCAGACGTGCGTTCGCGCAGGCTTGCTGCTCGCCGCTCTCTGGCGCGGCGTTGCTTGCCAGGGCCTTGCGGCTAAGCTGGCCCGAGCCCGCGATCAGCGCGAGCGCAAGCGCCATGCAGCCAGTGACGAAATGCGGCAACACCCCGCCGAACAAAAACGTCGCCGCGTAAATGCCCCAAAACAGAAAGCTGGCACCGCGCCGCGAGCGGCTACGGTCGGCCAGGTTAAACAACGCGAACGCGGCAAACATCAGGCCCGCGATTAGATAAAGCCATTCGAGCGTAATCATCGTGCAGCACTCCGGGCGGCAAGGCTCAACTGGGATGAGAGGCTGCGATCGAACAACATCAGCCGCACGCAGTGAATGATGAGCGCCGCGATGGCCGTCGGGATTGCCCAGACCGACAGATGCAGTGGCTCGACCACGATGCCGTTTTGTTCAAGAAAGCCTTTGATAAGCAGGATCGACTGGATGGCAATAAAGATGTCTTCGCCAAAAAACACGCCGATGTTGTCGGCAGCGGCGGCGTTCGCGCGGATTTGCTGGCGCACTGCATCGGGCAATTCGCCATGCTGGTTCACGGCGGCGGCTTCGGCCATCGGTGCAATCAACGGACGCACCATTTGCGCATGCCCGCCTAGCGAAGTCAGGCCCAGCGCGGCGGTGGCCTGGCGAATCACGAAATAGAGCATCAGCACCCGGCCAGCCGTGGCGGCCTGCACCCGCGAGATCAGATGGCGCGCTTGTTCTTTCAGGCCGTTGCGCTCAAGTAGCGCAATCACGGGCAACGTGAGCCAGATCAATCCCATGTAGCGGTTTTCGGCGAAGGCGCGGCCAAAGGCGCTGACGATTGCCACCGGGTCTAGCCCGCCCGCCAGCCCGGTGGCGATGCCCGCCACCGTGACCACCAGCAGCGCGTTAAAGCGCAGCGCAAAGCCGATCACGACAATCGGCACCCCAATCAACACCAGCATGGCGTCTCTCCTGTATTTCCGGTTCTGTTTCTGCGCGCGTCTGCGCGAGCGGCGGCGCAATCTTGTTGGCCACGCGGTGGCGGCCCGGCGTGGCGGCGCGAATTTATCACAGGGTAATTTCGGGATATAGCGGCGGGAAGCTATGCAAGCGATAAGGACGATGGAATGTGCTGGCGCTATTTAGTTTGAGCGTGGAACGTTTGCCGGAGTCTGGTTACTTAACGAAAAGTATTAAGCGTGTGGCGGTAAAGCTGAGGGCAGGGCTATTTGTAGCGCCGCTGAATGAGAGTGTTAAAGAGAGTTGTTGTGTTTTAACAGTAAACAAGAAAATTAGCTGATTGCTTGGGGGTTTGAATGAAAGCGAGTAATGTTTCTGGAGTTTCTGGAAAAATTATTTTTTCAGGTGGTGTTTCGAGTCCGAATAAAAATCAGGTTAGATCAAATAATAGTGGATATTCGATTGACTTAAATTCTGACGCCTCCAGTAGCAGTAAGGCAGGAGATTATTTTCAGATATTTTGTGGTGAAAAATCATTAAATAGAAGTTATACACCCTTGAGTCAGTTTGAGCTAGTAAAGGGACGGCCGTTAATTGGCGGTAGTCCGCCCCGGAAAGATGATTTCTGTCACGGCACTGAATGCGCCATAGATTTTGCTAGATATATTGAAAATTTTCCGGCGCTTACAAATCAGGCGATTGCCGGAATAGTCGAAAAAATTGAACTGGCAAACACAGGCAAGCCAGGCACTTGGGATGTTCATATTGATTCATGGTTTGAAAAATTCGCGCGTGTATTTTGTGAGTCGTTCTGTTACGAATTCTTTAATGAAGAAGAAATTCCTCGCCTGCAGATATATGGCATGGCGCAGAATTTTCATTCTGCCGGAAAAAATGGACAGCTGGTTTTGAAAACGGCTGAGTTTCTTGCATTCATTATCCATTTTGTCAACGATGCAGATCGTCAGGGGAAAATTGTTAAAGATAAAATGAACGCCATTCCATTTCTGAAAAACGTACCCCCTGATCTTGAAAATTTTCATGATCTATTGGCGTATATTAAAGATATTATTAAAAAAACCAGAGGCTCATGCCAGGAGGAGGATCGTGCGATTTCCCATTGGAGAGTGAAAATACCTGGGCCGGCGCTTACTGCTTCATTTAAAAGTTTGTTTGCCAGTGGCAATGCTGCCTATGCTGGTTATCCTGTTTTCGTAAAGCTATTGCGGCAATTTATGGATGGGAAAAATGGCGGAAACGGCTATGACACGCTAGGCAAGATGAATGATCTTCGTCAGGAAATTGAGAAAATTATCGATAACATGATAATTCCTCATTTTTCTACCGATGAACTAAAAAAAGCGATTAATACCCAGTTCGCAGAGTGCGATGCGCTTAATTCAATTTTTGACCGGAAAATCATGCAGATAGCCCAGTCCATGAGCGCCGCCGCTGCATATATTTATCTTAAATATATAAAGAGCGGGCCATTTAATAATCTGATTATCTATAGCCACCCCGAGAAATTTATAAAAAAAGCGGCGGCTCAATTGCAATGTGAAGTAGCTGCTGCAGTGAAGCGCTAGGGAATTGGATTTATGTATTGCTACGGAAAATATCGGTAAACGAAAATTGATGCCATCTGGCGATCTAGTGATCTGGCGATCGGTCAACTGGAAAATGGCACCGAAGTCCTGCAAGTAACCCGGAAAATCAGCGATGACGAATGGCTGTTTTCTTTTTCCGGGGTACTGAAATTTAACTCCGGTACTTGCTTTGAAGTGCCGTCGGATTATGTTCCGGTGGGTGTTATCCGGCCAGATTCAACTAAAACCGAAGCGGAGATTGATGACAAATCCACGGCTTATCACGTTAGAGCCAGTCCCGCATCCGGTACCACGCCATGGCTAGCACTAGTGCGGGCATTCTGAGCCACGGCCCGCCGGGGAAATCCCGGTGTTGGACTCGGGCGAACAGGTCGAAACGCTCGGCCTGGCCATGAATGGCCGCGGCGATTAGTTCGCCCGCGAGGCCGGTGGTGTTCACCCCATGGCCCGAAAACCC of Paraburkholderia bonniea contains these proteins:
- a CDS encoding autotransporter domain-containing protein; amino-acid sequence: MNHIYSVVWNSTLRLLQVASEQVRSRSGTSGAKRVRGAQVAAAALLVPQPAQTPASALKGTLVPGASFALTQRCSVFACRSGVVVSTLLLGLAAPLQSAQADSPGGGDPMSEGVAPGGAGNGHGGTGGMPRTMPGTVGVGGVGGEGGDGGVELIPSDGGKGGAVGMDTGGSPAGSVTGEAGGWGGAALGASGSGGGGGGGGAGAWSSVVNDSVTNAVGFTIQGGAGGMGGSGALFAPAGGGGGGGSGITLDSGTLDNSGTIKGGAGGAGGSNTTIAGSGGGGGDGVNVIGGEVTLTNTGTITGGAGGINGMAFNSDDNGSGGSGGNGVTMSDGVLANQSGGSISGGAGASVTSGFGVGGNGGAGVEISGNSENVNLWNAAGATITGGAAGQGGNPGIDPVDPSIGANGSAGVGITGANLRVLNAGTISGGREVDGSYAAAVVFTGGTNVFELDPGGVVLGKVDATAGISSTLVLGGEGTASFNAGAIGTDYVGFQSYQKNGSGTWTLTGSNAGLTPWRLKQGTLSIAEEGSLGDVSQALRFNGGTLNTSASFEMQRSFNLSDLGGTIDTNANTTLTVLNTIEGEGRLTKTGDGTLVLDGDNSYRNGTVLKGGTVLVSQDKNLGESGARLFFDGGTLATSSSFITDRSINLALGGGSFSVPDTQNLTLTNTISGIGGIRKLGAGTLTLEGLNDYTGSSEFHEGTVAISADANLGDAAGSLVFSGGTLEATQGMTLNRATILQGGVPGVSAGGGTLQADSGTLVFAGQIAGPGGLTKTGAGTLQITGANLYTGGTTVGAGTLEVNSSGHGLGTGNVTVAAAGGAPDATLRFIGNSRADDLSISTGANGTLAFAGASNAAGAKVLNNLGGTVDLGALSSASMAIGSLSGAGQVKLGHASVTLGGLNRDDTISGAITDDASNGAGGGSAALYKSGTGNLTLNGMNSYSGGTSVNQGQLTIGDAFNSGATTAGDVQVATPGLLRGFGTIGGSVLNQGTVWPGGSTMGQLSLQGNYTQSASGTLQIDVNPNQASLLKVGGAVSLNGTLSLLYAPGTYRATTYQIVSSNGLSGSFSTVSTNANQPNNLIQSVLTSQTGVVLSLSNPVGPVDPSNPSTPVDPGTPGTPGNPGGPVVLAPTNATLFGALGSAAMREGQRVNDVLLERLSRLAGACPSGASSDAVNCQPRGRYAWVQATGDVARVGGNHGAPGYTDRRYGFLAGVERQFNAWTAGVAGGYSHADVTEDQTGSSGTIDTLRIAGYGGRALGPVNLAGTFGYAHDFLASSRNFGSFGNADGNSQGDELHLGAQVSLPLNLGRFVVTPRAGVRYQYFHGSAFDESGPTNQNLAVEGQNLQSLQPYFGVTAAYPFLAMGQRPGLVEVRLGYAYETLDPSRAVAVTAADGTGFVVPGTTASRGMLSAGVGVKLPLRKALDLSASYDTLLHTGNVSGQALRVSLSYRF
- a CDS encoding Rap1a/Tai family immunity protein; this translates as MKLFSSTLALSAALLSGGVAAQSIEQAATFYNACSQPANLDLCAIFLAGYTGGVNVQSVVSRQPALYCMPPGTTHKKKLETVLSYLSTVPAEQTQPTATLVYKAFAKAWPCR
- a CDS encoding DUF2891 domain-containing protein, encoding MTTQLTADLAAKFATLALAHLPREYPNKLTHTLAGPEDVQGPRALHPVFYGSYDWHSSVHGYWLVLHLLGRFPDLPQAAQIVTLTGQHFTAANFAQEQAYLDLPHNQGFERPYGWAWLLALAAELDTLALALPQARGWATALAPLTKTFVARFMEFLPKATYPLRVGTHFNTAFALALALDFATRTGHSALTQLITATAQRWYGNDVACQAWEPSGDEFLSPALMEAELMRRVLAPEAFITWLGRFLPDLAARQPATLFTPATVTDRSDGKIAHLDGLNLSRAWCQRALARALPPGDARSDVLHEAAERHLASALPHVAGDYMGEHWLATFATLALEA
- a CDS encoding DUF979 domain-containing protein, with amino-acid sequence MITLEWLYLIAGLMFAAFALFNLADRSRSRRGASFLFWGIYAATFLFGGVLPHFVTGCMALALALIAGSGQLSRKALASNAAPESGEQQACANARLTHRENQARRFGSRLFIPALLIPLVTLAGTFTLKYLPFIQTKNVTLISLVLGTLVAFAVALVMLRDSPIQALKEARQTMDSVGWAAILPQMLAALGALFAVAGVGGVVSDLVQAWVPLSSSFAVIAAYGLGMALFTMVMGNAFAAFPVMTAGIGLPLIVQQFGGNPAIMGAIGMLCGFCGTLMTPMAANFNIVPAALLELRDKNGVIKAQVPTALLLLAVNVLLMYFLVFRF
- a CDS encoding DUF969 domain-containing protein, which produces MLVLIGVPIVVIGFALRFNALLVVTVAGIATGLAGGLDPVAIVSAFGRAFAENRYMGLIWLTLPVIALLERNGLKEQARHLISRVQAATAGRVLMLYFVIRQATAALGLTSLGGHAQMVRPLIAPMAEAAAVNQHGELPDAVRQQIRANAAAADNIGVFFGEDIFIAIQSILLIKGFLEQNGIVVEPLHLSVWAIPTAIAALIIHCVRLMLFDRSLSSQLSLAARSAAR